The genomic region GGGAGAGCCCACCACCGCGCTGGAGGAGAGGACTTACACGACGGCTGGCTGGGAGCACAGGCTGTTGGTCTCATAGTATTCCACCACGAAGCTGCGGGGCAGCTGCCGGGAGGTGTAAGTGAAGCAGCAGGAGGTCGGCGGGTCGGAACCAACTGTGAAGGGTGAAGATGATGGTCAGCAGTGGCAAGGGATGGGAAGCAGGGGCAGCGAGCTGGGACCGCAGACCCTCGGGTCTGGGCAGTGGGGAAGGcatgaaggaggaagagaaaagacaatggcttgctttcttcttcctttgtctctctcttttggGTTCTCCCTGAGCTGGCAATGACACAGCCCATACCGTGCTTTGAGTTGTGCCTTGCCCATGACAGCAGAGCCCCAATGGCCCCGGAGCACCTACCAGCGGGTGGTCTGACATGGGAATGGACCCAGGGGTGGAAAAGCTGGCAGAAGAACCCTGTCCCACCAGTGACATCTCTCCTGTCCCCATttagagaggagggggagagcccGGACTTACTTGGTGCAGCGGAGGTCTGGTAGCAGAAGGCGGCAATGAGAATGGCAAGGGCAGCCACAGAGACCTTCATGTCAGCTGAGAAGTGGTGGCTGGAGTTGAAGCAGGCAAGGGGAGCTTGAAAGCCTCTTCTCTGTCTGGTGCTGAGACAATCAACAACTCCCCAATTTATGGGGTGAGGATGTCCCTGCAGTGGCTTGCGTAGGCATGGTGGAATTTCCCCCAGAGAAGAGGCTGCTTATGGTGCAGTCTCATGGTGGAACAAAGCAGCAGACCCAGCCCCGGAAGGGCAACGCTCCCCCCTCGATTCAGAGCCTCTCCAGTGACACAGGATATGAAACAGTCAGCATTGCTactatttttgcttctttcatgCATGTCCCTTAGTAAGAAGTTCCCCTGTGGAGGTTCCTGCATTTGTCAACAGGCCATTACTCAACTTGCCCAAGCAGCTTGGAGGTGAGAGTACATCCTTCCAAGGGCCATGCAAATGGGCTGAAGAGCATGGATGGGATGAGGCCAGTTAGGGAAAAAGGGGCTGCGGTCTCCTCTACCCTGGACTGTCTCTCTCCCACACCTGCACAGCCTGTGGTGCCCCAGTACCAGGagatgggagctgtcaccagtgGTCTCCGTGTCTTGTACGTGCTTCACACAGTCTGAAGGGACTGAGGGCATGTCCTGCAGCTGTGAGAGCACTGAGGCACCAGCACAGGTAGCGGTGGGCATGAAATAAGGGTCTCAGAAGCTGAAGCACTTGACTTTCCTCCTCAGTTTAAGGGAAGGAAGAGCTGAGAAGGGGTGTCACCTCCTGGAGGTGCCTGCCACACTCTAAGTCCTATAAGGAGGCGCTAAGTGACAAATTTAAGTTAGACACTTAAATTTCAGCGGCTACTGACAGATGAGGCCTATTGTTGCTGGGCATGGAGATGCAGAGAGTCATCGAGACAAAAGAAACATCGAGACATTGACTGTGACCCAGAAGATGAGGCAGGAGGGGCTCCAGGAGCAGGGTGAAGAAGAAGACACTCCTGAAGACCAGGAGCAGGTTAACTGAAGGATGAGGGCGGAAACTAGGGTTTCTGGCAAGAAAAGTCTCAGCAGAAAAGATAATATTGTGATGACCACAGACACCGCAGAATGACCGCGTTGTATGACAGAGTAAGAGCTCACAGCTCTCCGAGGGCTGGGCAAGGGCTTCCAGGGTCACTGGGAAGAAGTCACAAGCCTACATATGGACTGCCATGGAGGTCTACCAAACACCTCTCTGTCCcccaggaggagagggaaggcctGTCAGGGCGGTGATGGATGCTCTGGGAAGAGCTGAGGGCTGCCCATCCATAACATGGTGTTCCTAGAAGGACACCTCTTCTCAACAGGGAAGCAGACGCACTTCTGGGAAATGTCTCCATTTTGTCATTTTCAAGATATCACCAAGTGGCGATGTCTTGGCAGATGCTGCCTGAAAGTCAGTGGAAGGACTATAACATCAAGCACAGAAACCCAACTGCACCACCAGCACCTTTGCACTGCTACCACAGCTCTGGGCACTGACTCACTGTGTTTCTATTAAAGGTTGACGGATATTGACCCAGGCGCCTCCTGTAAATAACCCGGTGTTTTCCAAATATCACTCCAACGCCACATGGTGTGCACAGCCTTCCAGCAGCTGTGGCTGGTAGAAGGGGAGGCAGGGCAGCCcgtggctgggctggcagggctgtggtCTGCTTAGCTCCGTGCAGGTTAGCTCCATGCAGCTTAACCACTCAGCTCCGTGCAGGCAGAGAGGGGTCCGGAGGACAACGTGTTCCTGGACTTGCACAGGAGAAGTCCCAGAGGTGGCCCACCCTCAAGGAGGCTCCTGCTGGGAGCCATGGTGGTGCTCCTGCCCCTCGccctggctggggagggcagaTCTGCCCCATGGAGCAAAGGTGGCACTTGCCAAGCCCAGCATCACCTCCTTCCTGGCCACACCATGGCCAAGCTGatcccctctccatccttccctttgCCACCTGCAGAGAGGGGCACCTTGCAGGCTCATCCATCAGTTCAGACCCCAGTCCCCACCTCCACTTGTCTTCAAACACCCTGGGAGGATGAGGGCAGAGCCTGCCTCTGCGCACAGGGTGCCCagacaggcaggagctgggaacCCGGTGTTGAGCCGGACGCCAGCTGGACCAGAAATCAGCTCTGAGCTAGCATCGGCTTACTTGGCTCCTCTGTCTTGTTGCTCGGGGAATATAACTTGTAGATGTACGTAAGAGCGTGGTTCGCCTCT from Rissa tridactyla isolate bRisTri1 chromosome 7, bRisTri1.patW.cur.20221130, whole genome shotgun sequence harbors:
- the LOC128912543 gene encoding C-C motif chemokine 4 homolog — protein: MKVSVAALAILIAAFCYQTSAAPIGSDPPTSCCFTYTSRQLPRSFVVEYYETNSLCSQPAVVFITKKGREVCANPEQDWVQQYMSDLELN